The Alnus glutinosa chromosome 7, dhAlnGlut1.1, whole genome shotgun sequence genome includes a region encoding these proteins:
- the LOC133874118 gene encoding protein LURP-one-related 15-like — translation MAQPTATGVAHPASVIGPSYCAPHPVDLAIITKTPTLTDGNFDVIDIQGNIVFKVRAPFTCFQRARSVLLDAAGNHLVTLRPKLTSSHDRWKVFRGDSTNSGDLLFSAKRSSMFQCKTTLHVFLANNTREDVCDFKVKATFSERSCVIYAGDSSTEVAQMHKKQSLKSVFLGKDHFMVTVNPNIDYAFIVALIVILYDINRPV, via the exons ATGGCACAGCCCACGGCCACGGGTGTAGCTCATCCTGCTTCAGTTATCGGCCCCAGTTATTGCGCTCCTCATCCTGTCGATCTTGCAATCATCACAAAGACTCCGACTTTAACCGATGGAAACTTTGATGTCATAGACATCCAAGGCAACATCGTTTTTAAAGTTAGAGCACCCTTTACCTGCTTCCAGCGTGCCCGGAGTGTCTTACTTGATGCTGCTGGAAATCACCTAGTAACTTTAAGACCCAAG TTAACCTCAAGCCATGATAGATGGAAAGTTTTTAGGGGTGATAGCACAAACTCTGGCGATCTGCTCTTCAGCGCTAAGCGATCTTCAATGTTCCAATGCAAGACCACATTACACGTGTTCTTAGCAAATAACACAAGAGAGGATGTATGTGACTTCAAGGTCAAGGCAACTTTTTCAGAACGATCTTGTGTCATTTATGCTGGAGACTCTTCTACAGAAGTCGCCCAA ATGCATAAGAAGCAGTCCTTGAAAAGCGTCTTCCTTGGAAAGGACCATTTCATGGTGACAGTGAATCCCAACATTGATTACGCATTCATAGTTGCGCTTATTGTGATTCTTTACGACATCAACAGACCGGTTTGA
- the LOC133873938 gene encoding pentatricopeptide repeat-containing protein At2g38420, mitochondrial: MVRPSSLKGPNNFLRKHRKWPLSPYKTKWHQTFNQQQAMQTLKQAAAATTTVLAAAQENPIKHQQPHLLSTLVHSFNTYNCDPTPSAYHYVLKTLARTSQFHHIPLVLDRLERVEKFQTPEYVFTELIKIYSNADKLQEAVDLFYGIDRFRCVPSVYSLNSLLSVLCRKSEGLRMVPQVLLKSQFMNIRVEESTFRILVSVLCRVRRVGYAIEILNCMINDGYELNVRICSLILSSLCEQRDLSRVEVMGFVERMRKLGFCPGMLDYSNVIRFLVRGGKGLDALEVLNRMKVDGIKPDIFCYTMVLNGVILEGDYGKADELFDELLVLGLVPDVYTYNVYIFGMCKQNNVEAGIKMIASMEELGCKPNVITYNTIMDALCKVGKLSRMRELVKEMGWKGVEFNSRTYRIMLEGFVGKGEIIEACALSEEMLEKCFCPRCAAFDEIIFGLCQKGLVCKAVELIKKMIGKNVVPGPMAWEALLLSAGSKLSFSETILTGLVNGEPNVNSPI, translated from the coding sequence ATGGTCAGACCCTCATCTCTAAAAGGCCCCAACAACTTCCTCAGAAAGCACAGGAAGTGGCCACTCTCACCCTACAAGACCAAATGGCACCAAACCTTCAATCAACAGCAAGCCATGCAAACCTTAAAACAAGCAGCAGCAGCGACAACAACTGTATTGGCAGCAGCACAAGAAAACCCCATCAAACACCAACAACCCCATCTCCTCTCCACTCTCGTACACTCCTTCAACACCTACAACTGTGACCCAACGCCCAGTGCCTACCACTATGTCCTTAAAACCCTGGCCAGAACCTCCCAGTTCCACCACATTCCTCTCGTTCTCGACCGCCTCGAACGCGTTGAAAAGTTCCAGACGCCCGAGTACGTTTTCACTGAACTTATAAAGATTTACAGCAATGCTGATAAGCTTCAAGAGGCTGTAGATTTGTTTTATGGGATTGACAGGTTTAGGTGTGTGCCTTCTGTGTACTCACTCAACTCGTTGCTCTCAGTTCTTTGTAGGAAAAGCGAAGGTCTTAGAATGGTTCCTCAGGTTTTGCTAAAGAGTCAGTTCATGAATATCCGGGTCGAGGAATCAACATTTCGGATATTAGTCAGTGTTCTGTGTAGAGTTAGAAGGGTTGGATATGCTATTGAGATTCTGAATTGTATGATAAATGATGGGTATGAGCTTAATGTGAGGATTTGCTCTTTGATATTGTCATCTTTGTGTGAACAAAGAGATTTGTCTAGAGTTGAGGTTATGGGTTTTGTGGAAAGAATGAGGAAACTGGGTTTTTGTCCTGGAATGTTGGATTATTCTAATGTGATTAGGTTTTTGGTCAGGGGAGGGAAGGGTTTGGATGCTTTGGAGGTTTTAAATCGGATGAAAGTAGATGGGATTAAGCCCGACATTTTTTGTTATACTATGGTTTTAAATGGGGTTATCCTAGAAGGGGATTATGGGAAGGCGGATGAGCTGTTCGATGAATTGCTTGTATTGGGTTTGGTTCCTGATGTTTATActtataatgtatatatatttggtatgtGTAAGCAGAATAATGTGGAAGCTGGAATTAAGATGATTGCTTCAATGGAGGAGTTGGGGTGCAAACCCAATGTGATTACTTATAATACAATAATGGATGCGTTGTGTAAGGTTGGGAAGTTGAGTAGGATGAGGGAGCTAGTGAAAGAGATGGGATGGAAGGGTGTTGAGTTCAACTCGCGGACATATAGGATTATGCTGGAAGGTTTTGTTGGTAAAGGTGAAATTATTGAAGCTTGTGCTTTGTCCGAGGAAATGCTGGAGAAGTGTTTCTGTCCTCGATGTGCGGCATTTGATGAGATAATATTTGGGTTGTGCCAAAAAGGCTTGGTTTGTAAAGCAGTGGAATTGATTAAGAAAATGATTGGCAAGAATGTAGTTCCCGGGCCTATGGCCTGGGAAGCACTGCTCCTTAGCGCCGGATCTAAACTTAGCTTTTCAGAGACCATCTTGACTGGTTTGGTGAATGGTGAGCCTAATGTAAACTCACCCATTTAG